The sequence below is a genomic window from Verrucomicrobiota bacterium.
CGGCGACCCCGCGCGCGGCGGAGTCGTCCTCGGCGGCGGGCATCCGGTCGTCACGCAGTCCATGCTGACCTGCGACACGATGGACACCGCCGAGTGCGTGAAGCAGACGC
It includes:
- a CDS encoding flavodoxin-dependent (E)-4-hydroxy-3-methylbut-2-enyl-diphosphate synthase, giving the protein MQYCASPYLFQHRKSREVTIGDPARGGVVLGGGHPVVTQSMLTCDTMDTAECVKQT